AGTGCATCGACAATAAGCAAATGAACAGCCACGATAACCCCCTTAAAGATCAGGCGATAAGGGTAACATTCACTACTGGAAGAGGCTACGGCTGGATGAGAAAACGGGAAGAGGCCTCGCAAATCGAGGCCTCTGGAGAGCGATTAATCGCAGGCAACAATCTTCATCGCCAGGCCACCACGAGAGGTTTCGCGGTACTTGGCATTCATATCTTTACCTGTTTCGTACATGGTTTCGATAACTTTATCGAGGCAGACACGTGGTTCGCTGGTACGGCGTAGCGCCATACGTGCAGCGTTCACCGCTTTTACTGCCGCAATGGCGTTACGCTCAATGCACGGTACCTGAACTTGTCCAGCAACCGGGTCACAAGTCAGACCGAGGTTGTGTTCCATGGCGATTTCCGCCGCGATGCACACCTGCGCCGGGCTTGCGCCTAACAGTTCTGCCAGACCAGCTGCCGCCATAGAGCACGCCACGCCAACTTCACCCTGGCAACCCACTTCGGCACCAGAAATCGAGGCGTTCATCTTATAAAGAGAACCAATCGCGCTTGCTACCAGCAGGTAACGAGCCAGTGAGTTAGCGTTCACTTCGCGGATAAACTTGTCGTAGTACGCCAGCACTGCCGGGATAATCCCGCACGCACCGTTAGTCGGCGCAGTCACCACGCGACCGCCCGCAGCGTTCTCTTCGTTCACTGCCAGCGCAAACATGTTGATCCAGTCAACAACTGCCATCGGATCAGTGGTGGTTTTATCCTGGCTAACCAGCATCCGGCGCAGTGCCGCAGCGCGGCGTGGAACGCGCAGTTTGCCTGGCAAAACGCCTTCGGTGGCAATACCGCGCTCAATACCGCCACGCATTACTTCCCAGACGTTCGCCAGGTGCTGTTCCAGTTCTTCTTTGCTGTGCAGCGCCAGCTCGTTTTTCATCATCAGACCAGAGAGTGACAGCCCGGTCTCCTGACAATGTTTTTGAAGATCGGCAGCGGAACTGTACGGATAAGGAACTTCAACCGGTGCGCTATCCTGCTGACCAAAATGTTCTTCATCAACGATAAAGCCACCGCCGATAGAGTAGTAAGTCTGACTGTAAACGACTTTATCGCCCGCCAGCGCGGTAATGCGCATGCCGTTTTCATGCAGAGAAAGGTTATCGGCATGGAAGTTCATGCACTGATCAACCGGGAACTCCACTTCGTGCTGACCGTTTGCCAACATCAGGCGACCATGAGTATTCACATCCTGAATAAAACCAGGGATGGAATCGATATCCACGGTATCCGGCAGGTTACCCGCCAGACCCATAATTATGGCGATATCTGTGTGGTGGCCTTTACCGGTCAGAGAGAGCGAGCCGTACACGTCAACCACCACGCGGGTCACGTCTTTAAGCAGGTTACGGGCAATCAGATCGTCGGTAAATTGCTTACCCGCTTTCATTGGTCCAACGGTATGAGAACTGGAAGGGCCAATGCCGATTTTGAAAATATCGAATACGCTAATCATAGGAAATACATCGCGTTAAAACGGAGGAAGCGCCGCCCGAAAGCGGCGCGAAAGGACTTAGCTGAACAGAGAGTAGAAGATTGCGGAGATTGCAATCAGACCCATCACGACAACGAATACGTTGCTGATGTGACCGCTGTACTTACGCATTGCCGGTACTTTCTGGATTGCGTACATCGGCATCAGGAACAGGATCATCGCGATGATTGGGCCGCCCAGGGTTTCAATCATACCCAGGATGCTCGGGTTCAGGGTGGCAACAATCCAGGTCGTTACCAGCATGAACAGCGCAGTGATACGGTTCAGCTTGTTGATTTCGATAGACTTACCTTTACCACGCAGAGATTTAATCACCATACCGTTGAAGCCTTCACGTGCACCCAGGTAGTGGCCGAGGAAGGATTTGGTGATAGCGATAATCGCGATAATCGGAGCCATCCACGCGATAACCGGTGCGTTAAAGTGGTTAGCCAGGTAAGACAGAATCGAGATGTTCTGCTCTTTAGCCGCAGCCAGGTCTGCCGGAGTCAGGCTCAGTACACAGCTGAAGACGAAGAACATTACGGTCAGCACCATCATGATGTGTGCGAATGCCAGGATCTTCGAGCATTTCTGTTCTGCCATATCGCCGTACTCTTCACGCTTCGCAACGGCGAAAGAAGAGATGATCGGAGAGTGGTTGAACGAGAACACCATGACCGGAATCGCCAGCCACAGGGTCATCCACAGACCGTTGCCGGTTGCCGATGCAGTGTCCAGAGACAGCGTTTCCAGTGCTGCGCCGTTCCACTGAGGGATCAGGTACAGAGCCAGCAGCATCAGTACACCAACAAACGGGAATACCAGAATACTCATCGCCTTCACGATCATCTGCTCACCGAAGCGAACAATAGTCATCATACCCACAATCAGGATCAGAGACAGAATCGCACGCGGCGGCGGCGTCATACCCAGCTGGTGAGACATGAAGCTTTCAACCGTGTTGGTGATTGCCACACTGTAAACCAGCAGGATCGGGTAGATAGCAAAGAAGTAGAGCAGGGTAATCAGTTTACCTGCACCAATACCAAAGTGTTCTTCTACAACCTCGGTGATGTCTTCGCCCGGGTTTTTACCAGACAGTACGAAGCGAGTCAGGCCGCGGTGAGCAAAAAACGTCATCGGGAACGCAAGGATAGCCATGATGATCAGCGGGATCATACCGCCAACACCGGCGTTGATTGGCAGGAACAGCACGCCCGCGCCGATTGCCGTGCCGTAAAGGCCCAGCATCCACATGGTGTCTGTCTTGCGCCATGCACTACGTGAGTCTTTCGACACAATCGTGCTGGTTTGAGTCGTTTCCATCAATTTCTCCTGGAGGAATGCAAATAATTCAGCTTTTAGCCAGTTCAGCCCGGGAAGGTGCCTGACCGTAAAAATGAAATCTGTCTATCGGCGATGGCTTAATCATTTTCCGCCGTAATAATTTGAGGGCGGAAAGATACACACAAGTTATGTATCTATCAGTGATCTTGATCTCAAATACAATAATCTACTTGGAAGATAGATAATCTCAACGCTTTACTCTGTAAATCAAAAGTAAAAGAGAATTTAAGGGCAATATTTGCCCATTAAACGACATCTGACCTCTTCCGGGGCGCGCAATATATGTAGGTTGAGCTGAAAAAATCAATACTTTTAGTGAATAATGGGGATAATTTATTTTTCATAGCGATAAAATGTGGTTTGTGAAAATAGGGAAACGTTTGCGTTGCAATATAAATTGTATGACATATTAACTGTGATGATATTTATCGCGTGAGGACGGTAAGAAACATTTATATAACAAATGAAATGAGTTGATGAGTAAGTAACCAATAACGAGAAAACCCGGCAACAAACGTCACCGGGGAAGGGGAGATTACGTGCAGATTTCGTAGCAAGGGATGTAGGCTGAGCCTGGCAACTTCATACGATGCTGGGCAACAAAACCCTGTAGCAGGTCGTCCATACGACGCATAATCTCTTTATCGCCGTTGATTTTGTAAGGACCAAACTCTTCAATGGCGCGAATACCGACTTCTTTTACGTTACCCGCCACAATACCGGAGAAGGCACGACGCAGATCAGCGGCCAAAACTTCTACTGGCTGATCCGGGTACAGTTTCAGATTAGCCATGTTCTCGTGAGACGGCTCAAACGGCATTTGCAGATCGGGCGCAATGCGCATTGACCAGTTAAAGCTGTAGGCATCGCCCGTATCGCGACGGTTTTCTTTCACCAGCGGCATCGATTTTTTCATCTGACGAGCGACTTCAGCGGCGTCATCAATGATGATGCGATAATGGCGTCGCGCGTTTTCTCCCAGCGTATGCACGACAAACTCGTCCAGTACGCGGAAGTAGTCTGCGCTCTCTTTCGGGCCGGTGAGGATCAATGGTAAAACCTGATCTTTGTTGGCCGGGTTCATTAAAATTCCCAGCAAATACAGCAACTCTTCTGCCGTACCCACACCGCCAGGGAAGATAATGATACCGTGAGCGATACGGACAAACGCTTCCAGACGTTTTTCGATATCTGGCATGATGATCAATTCGTTGACCAGCGGGTTAGGCGGTTCAGCGGCGATAATCGACGGCTCTGTCATACCAATAAAACGACTGTCTTTGTAACGCTGCTGTGCGTGTCCGACCGCAGCACCTTTCATCGGCGCTTCCATCGCTCCCGGACCACAGCCGGTGCAGATATTCAGCTCACGCAGGCCCAGCTGATTCCCGACGCGACGGGCATACAAATACTCGTTTTCGTTAATTGAGTGCCCGCCCCAGCAGACCACCATATTTGGCGCTTCACCGATATGCAGCGCACGAGCGTTACGCAAGATGGAAAAGACCAGGTTAGTGATGTGGACGGAGTTGTCGAGATTCAGGTTGGGAAAACGAACGGTGTTATGGATTTGCCCGTAAACGAAGAGAATGTCACGCAGAACCGCGAACAAGTTGGCCTGCAAAGCGCGGATAATACGCCCATCGACAAAAGCTTCTTCCGGGGGATTAATCAGTTCCAGCTTTACGCCGCGTTCACGGCGCAGGACGTTAATATCGAAATTTTCAAAACGAGACAGCAATTCTTTGCTGTTATCGGTCAAACTACCGGAGTTCAGTACGGCAAGTGAACAGTTGCGAAACAGTTGATAGAGGTCGCTGCTGGCGGTGCGTTTAAGCATATCCACTTCCAGCTGCGACAACATATCCATGGAGCCAAGCGGGCTAATATGTGTAATCAAGAAAAACTCCTTATGGGACGAATATCGTCATTCCCTTTGATTACAATAGCCCTGCCTGATGACCTTTCACAACCTTCTGCGTGAATCCAGCACGCAAAATTGAGAAAAAATTTATTGCCGAACCAGTCTTGTGGTCGATGGGACAAAATCGCTGTTACTGCGCCACGGGTTAATGTCCAGACCGCCACGACGGGTATAACGTGCGTAAACGCTCAATTTCTCTGGCTGGCAGAAGCGTAACAGGTCATTAAAGATGCGTTCCACGCACTGTTCGTGGAACTCGTTGTGATGACGGAAAGAAACCAGGTAACGCAGCAGTTTTTCTCTGTCAATTTGGCGTCCACGATACTGAATTTGGATCGAACCCCAATCTGGTTGATGGGTGATCAGGCAGTTTGATTTCAGCAGGTGGCTGACGAGCGTCTCTTCTACTACTTTTTCACCACTGGTGGCATTCTCAAGATAGTCAGTAGTGAATTCATAGTTATCGATAGTGATATCCTGGTCATCAATGCAGGTGCCATTGAAATGACCTATCGGCTGGCCTTCCAGTTCATCAAGACGATATAACGCCACGCTAACCTTACCCTGAGCGCAAGTGCTTAAGTCGCGCTCCAGCGTCTGGCGCACCTCATCCCAGTTATTAAAACGCGTCTGGTTAAAACTGTTGAGATAAAGCTTAAAACTCTTCGACTCAATCAGATTTACGCTGGTGTAATCAAGTTCAACATGACCGACAGCGACCTGCGGCAAACCTTTCGCATTCAGCCAGGAAAGTTCATACAGCGTCCAGATATCCGTACCGTGAAAAGGCAGGTTATCCGCTTTCAGACCCAGCGGGTCGCGATTCAGGCTGCGTGGAACGCTTTGCAGTAGGCTGGCGTCATAGGTATCCCGGTAATCGGTTGATTTTCCAAGAGTCAGGCCCGCAAGTGCCTGATGGTTTGCATAAGAAGACATGTTTCACCGTCATAAACCAGATAAACTAAACGACAAGTGTATCTGGTTTAAGTGAAGAGAGAAATTAGTGGACGATTTGACCGCACAAGCCTTGAAAGATTTTACTGCACGCTACTGCGATGCGTGGCATGAAGAGCATAAAAGCTGGCCGTTAAGTGAGGAACTGTACGGCGTTCCTTCACCGTGCATTATTTCAACCACCGAAGACGCTGTATACTGGCAACCCCAGCCGTTTACCGGTGAACAAAATGTAAACGCGGTTGAACGTGCTTTTGATATTGTGATACAACCCACGGTTCATACTTTTTACACGACCCAGTTTGCCGGGGATATGCACGCGCAGTTTGGCGATATCAAACTGACATTGCTGCAAACCTGGAGTGAAGACGACTTCCGTCGGGTGCAGGAAAATCTGATTGGTCATCTGGTGACTCAGAAAAGGCTAAAACTGCCGCCCACGCTATTTATCGCGACGCTGGAAGAAGAGTTAGAGGTCATCTCGGTGTGTAATCTCTCCGGTGAAGTGTGCAAAGAGACGCTGGGAACACGCAAACGGACGCATTTAGCCTCAAATCTTGCGGAATTCCTTAATCAACTTAAGCCTCTTCTGTAATCCAAATACCCCATCTTGTTGTGAGAGATCTCTTACAGACTCTGTAGGAGATCGCCAGGAAATAAGCGAATACTTAAAAAGATAAGAATCGTTATTTTCATTTAAAATCAATATATTGCTTGTTAATTCTTAACTTTCATATGAAATTTTCCTTAAGGCATTGTCTGTAAGCGCCTTGTAAGACTTCGCGAAAAAGACGATTCTATCTTCGTCGACAGGGAGTCAGACAACGAAGTGAACATCAGGATGATGACACTTCTGAAGGACACACCAGGAGGGTGTTTCAGGGAAAGGCTTCTGGATGAAGCGAAGAGGATGACGCAGGACGCGTTAAAGGACACCTCCAGGATGGAGAATGAGAACCGGTCAGGATGATTCGGTGGGTCAGGAAGGCCAAGGACACTTCAGGATGAAGTATCACATCGGGGTGGTGTGAGCAGGAAGCAATAGTTCAGGATGAACGATTGGCCGCAAGGCCAGAGGAAAAGTTGTCAAGGATGAGCAGGGAGCAACAAAAGTAGCTGGAATGCTGCGAAACGAACCGGGAGCACTGTGAATACAGTGCTCCCTTTTTTTATTCCTGCTATCCTTCGCGGCAGTTTTTCTTATTGAGGTTGCTTTATGACCACTCATGACCGCGTTCGTCTCCAGTTGCAGGCGCTTGAAGCGTTACTGCGTGAACATCAGCACTGGCGAAACGATGAACCCCAGCCGCATCAATTTAACAGTACCCAACCGTTCTTTATGGACACCATGGAACCACTGGAGTGGTTGCAGTGGGTGCTGATTCCGCGAATGCACGATTTGTTAGATAATAACCAGCCATTACCGGGCGCTTTTGCTGTTGCACCCTATTATGAAATGGCGCTGGCGACGGACCATCCGCAACGCGCGCTTATTCTGGCTGAGCTGGAAAAACTGGATGCTCTTTTTGCGGATGATGCGAGCTGATGCTGGAAATAATCTACCAGGATGAATGGCTGGTTGCGGTAAATAAACCCTCCGGCTGGCTGGTTCACCGCAGCTGGCTGGATCGCGACGAGAAAGTGGTGGTTATGCAAACCGTGCGTGACCAGATTGGTCAGCATGTATTTACCGCGCATCGGCTGGATCGACCGACGTCCGGCGTATTGCTGATGGGACTATCCAGCGAGGCCGGACGGCTGCTGGCACAACAGTTTGAACAGCACCAAATCCAGAAACGTTACCATGCGATTGTGCGCGGCTGGCTGATGGAAGAGGCTGTGCTGGATTATCCGCTGGTGGAAGAACTGGACAAAATCGCTGATAAATTCGCCCGCGAAGATAAAGGTCCACAGCCAGCGGTGACACATTATCGCGGTCTGGCGACCGTAGAAATGCCTGTAGCGACCGGACGTTACCCGACTACGCGCTACGGTCTGGTGGAACTGGAGCCGAAAACAGGACGCAAGCATCAGCTCCGTCGCCATCTTGCCCACTTGCGCCATCCGATTATTGGCGACAGCAAACATGGTGATTTACGTCAGAATCGTAGCGGTGCTGAACATTTTGGCCTTCAGCGGTTAATGCTGCATGCCAGTCAGTTGTCATTGACACATCCATTTACTGGCGAGCCGCTGACTATTCACGCGGGCCTGGACGGCACCTGGATGCAGGCGTTATCACAATTTGGCTGGCGGGGTCTGCTTCCTGAAAATGAAAGGGTTGAGTTCAGTGCGCCATCGGGTCAGGATGGAGAGATAAGTTCCTAATCCAGGGAGAAAACGGTATGGCGGAAATTGGTATTTTTGTGGGCACCGTGTACGGAAATTCACTGTTAGTGGCGGAAGAAGCGGAAGCAATTCTGACCGCGCAGGGCCACAAAGTAACGGTATTTGAAGATCCTGAATTAAGTGACTGGCTGCCCTATCAGGATAAGTTCGTTCTGGTGGTTACGTCCACGACCGGGCAGGGCGACCTTCCTGATAGCATTGTGCCGCTCTTTCAGGGAATTAAAGATACCCTGGGCTTCCAGCCGAATCTGCGTTATGGCGTGATTGCGCTCGGCGACAGTAGTTATGTGAATTTCTGCAATGGCGGCAAACAGTTCGATGCCTTGTTGCAGGAACAGAGTGCGCAGCGGATAGGGGAAATGCTGCTGGTTGACGCCAGTGAGAACCCGGAACCGGAAACGGAATCAAATCCGTGGGTCGAACAGTGGGGCACGCTGTTGTCCTGATACGTTCAGCGAGCGGTAAAGGCCATTTTAGCGGTGCTGAATCGAATCTTTTCAGGCAAATGCCAGTAAAAACTGCTTCATAGCGCGGATTTTTACTGGCGTTTGCCTGGAGTCAAGCGATCCATTTCATACTCTTCTTTATTTCTTCGTTTTAACCCTTCCTTTCTTGTTCTTGTTTTCATTTCCGTGAAGTGGATTCCACCGTCCAGGGCTAATGCCAAAATCGGGCCTCATTGAACGCATTAATGTTGTGTTGTTGCACGGTGAGCCGCTATGGCGCGCTTTTTATACTGTTATTGCCAGATATAAACACGCGCCGTATTCGGCGAACGACCTATAAAAACGGCAAAAAACACCCTACGTCACCTCTGATTTCCTGGCGATGTCGCAGTCCAGAGTGAGCGTGGCTAACGCGAATTTTCAGGAGTGCAACAATGAGTTCTTTAAGTCAGGCTGCGAGCAGTGTGGAAAAACGCACGAATGCTCGTTACTGGATAGTGGTGATGTTGTTTATCGTCACATCCTTCAACTACGGCGACCGCGCTACGCTCTCTATCGCCGGTTCGGAAATGGCAAAAGATATCGGCCTTGATCCAGTGGGAATGGGTTATGTGTTCTCAGCTTTCTCATGGGCTTATGTTATCGGGCAGATCCCTGGTGGCTGGTTGCTGGATCGTTTTGGTTCAAAACGCGTCTACTTCTGGTC
The nucleotide sequence above comes from Escherichia coli. Encoded proteins:
- the ppnN gene encoding nucleotide 5'-monophosphate nucleosidase PpnN, which produces MITHISPLGSMDMLSQLEVDMLKRTASSDLYQLFRNCSLAVLNSGSLTDNSKELLSRFENFDINVLRRERGVKLELINPPEEAFVDGRIIRALQANLFAVLRDILFVYGQIHNTVRFPNLNLDNSVHITNLVFSILRNARALHIGEAPNMVVCWGGHSINENEYLYARRVGNQLGLRELNICTGCGPGAMEAPMKGAAVGHAQQRYKDSRFIGMTEPSIIAAEPPNPLVNELIIMPDIEKRLEAFVRIAHGIIIFPGGVGTAEELLYLLGILMNPANKDQVLPLILTGPKESADYFRVLDEFVVHTLGENARRHYRIIIDDAAEVARQMKKSMPLVKENRRDTGDAYSFNWSMRIAPDLQMPFEPSHENMANLKLYPDQPVEVLAADLRRAFSGIVAGNVKEVGIRAIEEFGPYKINGDKEIMRRMDDLLQGFVAQHRMKLPGSAYIPCYEICT
- the yqcC gene encoding YqcC family protein, which gives rise to MTTHDRVRLQLQALEALLREHQHWRNDEPQPHQFNSTQPFFMDTMEPLEWLQWVLIPRMHDLLDNNQPLPGAFAVAPYYEMALATDHPQRALILAELEKLDALFADDAS
- the sdaB gene encoding L-serine ammonia-lyase II, with product MISVFDIFKIGIGPSSSHTVGPMKAGKQFTDDLIARNLLKDVTRVVVDVYGSLSLTGKGHHTDIAIIMGLAGNLPDTVDIDSIPGFIQDVNTHGRLMLANGQHEVEFPVDQCMNFHADNLSLHENGMRITALAGDKVVYSQTYYSIGGGFIVDEEHFGQQDSAPVEVPYPYSSAADLQKHCQETGLSLSGLMMKNELALHSKEELEQHLANVWEVMRGGIERGIATEGVLPGKLRVPRRAAALRRMLVSQDKTTTDPMAVVDWINMFALAVNEENAAGGRVVTAPTNGACGIIPAVLAYYDKFIREVNANSLARYLLVASAIGSLYKMNASISGAEVGCQGEVGVACSMAAAGLAELLGASPAQVCIAAEIAMEHNLGLTCDPVAGQVQVPCIERNAIAAVKAVNAARMALRRTSEPRVCLDKVIETMYETGKDMNAKYRETSRGGLAMKIVACD
- the truC gene encoding tRNA pseudouridine(65) synthase TruC, translating into MLEIIYQDEWLVAVNKPSGWLVHRSWLDRDEKVVVMQTVRDQIGQHVFTAHRLDRPTSGVLLMGLSSEAGRLLAQQFEQHQIQKRYHAIVRGWLMEEAVLDYPLVEELDKIADKFAREDKGPQPAVTHYRGLATVEMPVATGRYPTTRYGLVELEPKTGRKHQLRRHLAHLRHPIIGDSKHGDLRQNRSGAEHFGLQRLMLHASQLSLTHPFTGEPLTIHAGLDGTWMQALSQFGWRGLLPENERVEFSAPSGQDGEISS
- the syd gene encoding SecY-interacting protein; this encodes MDDLTAQALKDFTARYCDAWHEEHKSWPLSEELYGVPSPCIISTTEDAVYWQPQPFTGEQNVNAVERAFDIVIQPTVHTFYTTQFAGDMHAQFGDIKLTLLQTWSEDDFRRVQENLIGHLVTQKRLKLPPTLFIATLEEELEVISVCNLSGEVCKETLGTRKRTHLASNLAEFLNQLKPLL
- the yqcA gene encoding flavodoxin translates to MAEIGIFVGTVYGNSLLVAEEAEAILTAQGHKVTVFEDPELSDWLPYQDKFVLVVTSTTGQGDLPDSIVPLFQGIKDTLGFQPNLRYGVIALGDSSYVNFCNGGKQFDALLQEQSAQRIGEMLLVDASENPEPETESNPWVEQWGTLLS
- the queF gene encoding NADPH-dependent 7-cyano-7-deazaguanine reductase QueF (Catalyzes the NADPH-dependent reduction of 7-cyano-7-deazaguanine (preQ0) to 7-aminomethyl-7-deazaguanine (preQ1) in queuosine biosynthesis) → MSSYANHQALAGLTLGKSTDYRDTYDASLLQSVPRSLNRDPLGLKADNLPFHGTDIWTLYELSWLNAKGLPQVAVGHVELDYTSVNLIESKSFKLYLNSFNQTRFNNWDEVRQTLERDLSTCAQGKVSVALYRLDELEGQPIGHFNGTCIDDQDITIDNYEFTTDYLENATSGEKVVEETLVSHLLKSNCLITHQPDWGSIQIQYRGRQIDREKLLRYLVSFRHHNEFHEQCVERIFNDLLRFCQPEKLSVYARYTRRGGLDINPWRSNSDFVPSTTRLVRQ
- the sdaC gene encoding HAAAP family serine/threonine permease SdaC, translating into METTQTSTIVSKDSRSAWRKTDTMWMLGLYGTAIGAGVLFLPINAGVGGMIPLIIMAILAFPMTFFAHRGLTRFVLSGKNPGEDITEVVEEHFGIGAGKLITLLYFFAIYPILLVYSVAITNTVESFMSHQLGMTPPPRAILSLILIVGMMTIVRFGEQMIVKAMSILVFPFVGVLMLLALYLIPQWNGAALETLSLDTASATGNGLWMTLWLAIPVMVFSFNHSPIISSFAVAKREEYGDMAEQKCSKILAFAHIMMVLTVMFFVFSCVLSLTPADLAAAKEQNISILSYLANHFNAPVIAWMAPIIAIIAITKSFLGHYLGAREGFNGMVIKSLRGKGKSIEINKLNRITALFMLVTTWIVATLNPSILGMIETLGGPIIAMILFLMPMYAIQKVPAMRKYSGHISNVFVVVMGLIAISAIFYSLFS